The Miltoncostaea oceani genome includes a region encoding these proteins:
- a CDS encoding CHAD domain-containing protein, whose amino-acid sequence MARAWEVPGLRGRARFREAAGRVILTRWAEMWSYRDGTELAEDIEELHAMRVSSRRLRAAMDAFEGAFPPKSFRRHLRQVKEITDVLGDARDLDVAIEGLTALLPGMAEDERPGVEGLIARYREDRAREQPRIVALFTRIDDERFAKRLDRYVGEHTGIRLATLKPRPPEA is encoded by the coding sequence GTGGCGCGTGCGTGGGAGGTGCCGGGCCTCCGGGGACGTGCCCGGTTCCGCGAGGCCGCCGGCCGGGTCATCCTGACGCGCTGGGCCGAGATGTGGAGCTACCGCGACGGCACCGAGCTCGCGGAGGACATCGAGGAGCTCCACGCGATGCGCGTCTCGTCGCGCCGCCTGCGCGCCGCGATGGACGCGTTCGAGGGGGCGTTCCCCCCGAAGTCGTTCCGCCGCCACCTGCGGCAGGTGAAGGAGATCACCGACGTGCTCGGCGACGCCCGCGACCTCGACGTCGCGATCGAGGGCCTGACCGCGCTGCTGCCGGGGATGGCGGAGGACGAGCGGCCGGGTGTCGAGGGGCTGATCGCGCGGTACCGCGAGGACCGGGCCCGCGAGCAACCGCGGATCGTCGCGCTGTTCACCCGGATCGACGACGAGCGGTTCGCGAAGCGGCTCGACCGGTACGTCGGTGAGCACACCGGGATCCGGCTCGCCACCCTGAAGCCCCGGCCCCCGGAGGCCTGA